One genomic segment of Aquamicrobium lusatiense includes these proteins:
- the topA gene encoding type I DNA topoisomerase produces MDVVVVESPAKAKTINKYLGRNYKVLASFGHVRDLPAKDGSVRPDEDFAMSWAVDGASAKRLADIAKAVKDADGLILATDPDREGEAISWHVLDVLRAKKVLKDKPVSRVVFNAITKQSVLDAMANPRQIDTPLVDAYLARRALDYLVGFTLSPVLWRKLPGARSAGRVQSVALRLVCDREAEIERFIREEYWNIAAILDTPRKDSFEARLTAYEGKKLQKLDIKNKSQADGIKAMLEGARFNAVSVEAKPTKRNPAPPFTTSTLQQAASSRLGFSANRTMQVAQRLYEGMDIGGETAGLITYMRTDGVQMAPEAISAARAAIGKEFGDKYLPEKPRYYTTKAKNAQEAHEAIRPTDFFRTPASVRQYLDADQARLYELIWKRAIASQMNPAEIERTTVEIEAVNGAKTAGLRAVGSVIRFDGFIAAYTDQKEEDSEDEDNRRLPEIRSGEELAREAINATQHSTEPPPRYSEAALIKKLEELGIGRPSTYAATLKTLEDREYVTIDKRRLIPHSKGRIVTAFLESFFDKYVEYDFTASLEEKLDEISDGKLEWKDVLRDFWNDFSASVDDIKELRVSDVIDALNDDLAPLLFPAREDGSDPRICPKCGTGNLSLKLGRYGAFVGCSNYPECGYTRQFGENGEGDAEAGGMENGNRVLGTDPETQEEVTLRTGRFGPYVQRGDGKEAKRSSLPKGWSAPSIDLEKALALLALPREVGNHPETGKMISAGLGRYGPFILHDGTYANVDTIEDVFTIGLNRAVTVLAEKQSKGRGARGGAAASALKELGDHPDGGGKITVRDGRYGPYVNFGKINATLPKGKDPQAITLEEALVLIAEKEAKGGGAKKPARKAAAPKKAAAAKKTTAAKKTAAKKKE; encoded by the coding sequence ATGGACGTCGTCGTCGTCGAGTCGCCCGCAAAGGCGAAGACAATCAACAAATATCTTGGTCGCAACTATAAGGTTCTGGCTTCCTTTGGCCATGTCCGCGACCTTCCCGCCAAGGACGGATCGGTTCGCCCGGACGAGGACTTCGCCATGTCCTGGGCGGTGGACGGGGCGTCCGCCAAGCGCCTCGCCGACATTGCCAAGGCGGTCAAGGACGCCGATGGCCTGATCCTCGCAACCGACCCGGATCGCGAGGGTGAAGCCATTTCCTGGCATGTGCTCGATGTTCTGCGGGCGAAAAAGGTGCTGAAGGACAAGCCGGTCAGCCGGGTGGTCTTCAACGCCATCACCAAGCAGTCCGTGCTCGATGCCATGGCCAATCCGCGCCAGATCGATACGCCGCTGGTGGATGCCTATCTGGCGCGGCGCGCGCTCGACTATCTGGTCGGCTTTACGCTCTCTCCCGTGCTGTGGCGCAAGCTGCCCGGCGCACGCTCTGCCGGCCGCGTGCAGTCGGTGGCGCTGCGCCTCGTCTGCGACCGTGAAGCCGAGATCGAGCGCTTCATTCGCGAAGAATACTGGAACATCGCGGCCATTCTCGATACGCCGCGTAAGGACAGCTTCGAGGCCCGGCTGACTGCCTATGAAGGCAAGAAGCTGCAGAAGCTCGACATCAAGAACAAAAGCCAGGCCGACGGTATCAAAGCGATGCTGGAAGGCGCGCGTTTCAACGCGGTTTCGGTGGAAGCCAAGCCGACAAAGCGCAACCCTGCCCCACCCTTCACCACGTCGACGCTGCAGCAGGCGGCGTCCTCGCGCCTCGGCTTTTCCGCCAACCGCACCATGCAGGTCGCGCAGCGCCTGTATGAAGGCATGGACATTGGCGGCGAAACGGCTGGTCTCATTACCTATATGAGAACCGACGGCGTGCAGATGGCGCCCGAGGCAATCTCGGCCGCCCGCGCTGCGATCGGCAAGGAGTTCGGCGACAAGTACCTGCCGGAAAAGCCGCGCTACTACACAACCAAGGCCAAGAACGCGCAGGAAGCGCACGAGGCGATCCGCCCGACCGACTTCTTCCGCACGCCGGCCTCCGTGCGCCAATATCTGGATGCGGATCAGGCCCGCCTCTACGAGCTGATCTGGAAGCGCGCCATCGCCAGCCAGATGAATCCTGCCGAGATCGAGCGCACCACCGTCGAGATCGAGGCGGTCAACGGTGCGAAGACCGCCGGTCTGCGCGCCGTCGGTTCCGTCATCCGCTTCGACGGCTTCATCGCGGCTTATACCGACCAGAAGGAAGAGGATTCGGAAGACGAGGACAATCGTCGCCTGCCCGAAATCCGCTCCGGCGAGGAACTGGCGCGCGAGGCGATCAACGCCACGCAGCACTCGACCGAGCCGCCGCCGCGCTATTCGGAAGCCGCGCTCATCAAGAAGCTGGAAGAACTCGGCATCGGCCGCCCTTCCACCTATGCGGCCACGCTGAAGACGCTGGAAGACCGCGAATATGTCACCATCGACAAGCGTAGGCTGATCCCGCATTCCAAGGGCCGCATCGTCACTGCCTTCCTTGAAAGCTTCTTCGACAAATATGTCGAATACGACTTCACGGCCTCGCTGGAAGAGAAGCTGGATGAGATTTCCGACGGAAAGCTCGAGTGGAAGGACGTTCTGCGCGACTTCTGGAACGATTTTTCGGCCTCGGTCGACGACATCAAGGAACTGCGCGTTTCGGATGTTATCGACGCGCTCAACGACGACCTCGCCCCGTTGCTGTTCCCGGCGCGTGAGGACGGATCGGACCCGCGCATCTGCCCGAAATGCGGCACCGGCAACCTGTCGCTGAAGCTCGGCAGATACGGCGCCTTCGTCGGCTGCTCGAACTATCCCGAATGCGGCTATACGCGCCAGTTCGGAGAAAACGGCGAAGGCGACGCGGAAGCCGGCGGCATGGAGAACGGCAACAGGGTTCTGGGCACCGATCCCGAAACGCAGGAGGAAGTCACCCTGCGCACCGGGCGCTTCGGCCCCTATGTGCAGCGCGGCGACGGCAAGGAAGCCAAGCGCTCCAGCCTGCCCAAGGGCTGGTCGGCTCCGTCGATCGACCTTGAGAAGGCTCTGGCGCTGCTGGCGCTGCCGCGCGAAGTCGGCAACCATCCCGAGACCGGAAAGATGATCTCGGCAGGTCTCGGGCGCTATGGGCCTTTCATCCTGCATGATGGCACCTACGCCAATGTGGATACCATCGAGGACGTGTTCACCATCGGCCTCAACCGCGCCGTCACGGTTCTGGCGGAAAAGCAGTCCAAGGGACGTGGTGCACGCGGCGGTGCCGCGGCTTCCGCCCTCAAGGAACTGGGCGACCACCCCGACGGCGGCGGCAAAATCACGGTTCGCGACGGCCGTTACGGGCCCTATGTGAACTTCGGCAAGATCAACGCCACCCTGCCCAAGGGCAAGGACCCTCAGGCGATCACGCTGGAAGAAGCGCTTGTGCTGATCGCTGAAAAGGAAGCCAAGGGCGGCGGGGCGAAGAAACCGGCCCGCAAGGCGGCGGCACCGAAGAAGGCGGCGGCGGCAAAGAAGACTACGGCGGCCAAAAAAACCGCAGCAAAGAAGAAGGAATAG
- a CDS encoding cytochrome c biogenesis CcdA family protein → MALDIGYVSAVGAGALSFLSPCVLPLVPPYLCYMAGVSVDDFRGDQAVAAKAGARAPLLAASLAFVLGFSTVFVALGAGASTIGRLLRVWQEPLAMAAGVLIIIMGLNFLGLIRIPLLSREARFQSQGKPASAIAAYVMGLAFAFGWTPCIGPVLGPILTLAGGRDTVGEGALLLAAYSLGLGIPFLIAAMFSGAFMRFLGRFRVHLGRVEKVIGALLVIAGIFFLTGGVQTLAFWLLETFPVLGRLG, encoded by the coding sequence ATGGCACTGGACATCGGATATGTGAGCGCGGTCGGGGCCGGTGCGCTGTCTTTTCTCTCGCCATGTGTCCTGCCGCTGGTTCCACCCTATCTGTGCTACATGGCCGGCGTTTCGGTCGACGATTTTCGCGGCGACCAGGCCGTGGCTGCAAAAGCTGGAGCGCGTGCGCCCTTGTTGGCGGCGTCGCTCGCTTTCGTGCTCGGTTTCTCAACCGTCTTCGTCGCGCTTGGAGCCGGCGCTTCGACGATCGGCCGCCTGCTCAGGGTGTGGCAGGAGCCGCTGGCCATGGCCGCCGGCGTGCTGATCATCATCATGGGCCTGAACTTCCTCGGCCTTATCCGCATTCCGCTGTTGTCGCGCGAGGCGCGCTTTCAGAGCCAGGGCAAGCCCGCCAGCGCCATTGCCGCCTATGTCATGGGGTTGGCGTTCGCCTTCGGTTGGACACCATGCATCGGTCCGGTGCTGGGGCCGATCCTCACCCTTGCCGGGGGACGCGACACCGTGGGCGAGGGCGCCTTGCTGCTCGCCGCCTATTCGCTCGGCCTTGGCATCCCTTTCCTCATCGCTGCGATGTTCTCAGGCGCATTCATGCGCTTTCTCGGGCGCTTCAGGGTGCATCTCGGCAGGGTCGAGAAGGTCATCGGCGCGCTGCTGGTGATCGCGGGCATCTTCTTCCTTACCGGCGGTGTGCAGACGCTGGCGTTCTGGCTGCTGGAAACCTTTCCTGTTCTGGGCAGGCTGGGTTGA
- the glmU gene encoding bifunctional UDP-N-acetylglucosamine diphosphorylase/glucosamine-1-phosphate N-acetyltransferase GlmU, giving the protein MNQRTCLSIILAAGEGTRMKSTLPKVLHRIAGLPLVAHVAKAAQSAGAGNLALVVGHGGGKVRSAAESFAPEAEIFEQTERLGTAHAVLAARKAIERGHDDVLVMFGDTPLIDATALATARQRLADGAAVVVLGFRTENSTGYGRLIESEGKLLAIREEKDASEEERRITFCNSGLMAISGRHALDLLDGVGNANSKGEYYLTDIVEIAGARGLPVVATEASFENALGINNRAELAEAEAIWQKHRRRETMLAGVTLVAPDTVFFSHDTLIEADALVEPNVWFGPGVHVESGATIRAFSHLEGAKVASGAEVGPFARLRPGTDLKEKAKVGNFCEVKKAVVEKGAKVNHLTYIGDAHIGAGANIGAGTITCNYDGYSKFLTEIGEGAFIGSNSSLVAPVSIGNGAYVASGSVITESVPDDALAFGRARQKTLPEKARALRERRADAAKKK; this is encoded by the coding sequence ATGAATCAGCGAACCTGCCTCTCGATCATCCTCGCAGCCGGCGAGGGAACGCGCATGAAGAGCACTTTACCAAAGGTGCTTCACAGAATCGCCGGCCTGCCGCTGGTCGCGCATGTGGCGAAGGCTGCGCAGAGTGCCGGTGCCGGAAATCTCGCGCTGGTCGTCGGGCACGGCGGCGGGAAGGTGCGCTCTGCGGCCGAAAGCTTTGCGCCGGAAGCCGAAATCTTCGAGCAGACCGAACGTCTCGGCACCGCCCATGCGGTGCTGGCCGCCCGCAAGGCGATAGAGCGCGGCCATGACGATGTGCTGGTGATGTTCGGCGATACGCCGCTGATCGATGCCACGGCCCTTGCCACCGCCCGCCAGCGGCTGGCCGATGGAGCCGCCGTTGTCGTTCTTGGCTTCCGCACCGAAAATTCGACCGGTTATGGTCGTCTCATCGAAAGCGAAGGCAAGCTGCTCGCCATTCGTGAGGAAAAGGACGCCAGCGAGGAGGAGCGCCGCATCACCTTCTGCAACAGCGGGCTGATGGCCATTTCCGGCCGCCATGCGCTCGACCTTCTGGATGGTGTCGGCAACGCCAATTCCAAGGGTGAATACTATCTCACCGACATCGTGGAGATCGCCGGAGCCCGGGGGCTTCCGGTGGTTGCCACCGAAGCGAGCTTTGAAAACGCGCTCGGCATCAACAACCGTGCTGAACTGGCCGAAGCAGAAGCCATCTGGCAGAAGCATCGTCGCCGCGAGACCATGCTTGCCGGCGTGACGCTGGTCGCGCCGGATACGGTTTTCTTCTCGCACGATACGCTGATCGAGGCCGATGCGCTGGTGGAGCCCAATGTTTGGTTCGGGCCGGGCGTCCATGTCGAGTCAGGCGCCACCATCCGCGCCTTCAGCCATCTGGAGGGCGCGAAGGTTGCTTCCGGTGCCGAGGTTGGCCCGTTTGCCCGCCTGCGCCCCGGTACCGATCTGAAGGAAAAAGCCAAGGTCGGCAATTTCTGCGAGGTCAAGAAGGCCGTCGTGGAAAAGGGTGCGAAGGTCAACCACCTTACTTATATAGGTGACGCGCATATCGGCGCTGGCGCCAACATTGGCGCCGGAACCATCACCTGCAACTATGACGGCTATTCGAAATTCCTCACCGAGATCGGCGAAGGCGCCTTCATCGGCTCCAATTCCTCGCTGGTCGCTCCTGTTTCCATCGGCAATGGCGCTTATGTGGCTTCCGGTTCGGTCATCACCGAAAGCGTGCCCGACGATGCGCTGGCCTTTGGCCGGGCCCGCCAGAAGACGCTGCCGGAAAAGGCGCGCGCTCTGCGCGAGCGCCGGGCCGACGCGGCAAAGAAGAAGTGA